One segment of Radiobacillus kanasensis DNA contains the following:
- the mug gene encoding G/U mismatch-specific DNA glycosylase: MSLQPIPDHIQENLKVLFIGFNPSIRSAETGHHFANPNNRFWNILFEAGLTPKKFPPEEDAKLLEFGYGLTNIVARPTKEAAEITKEEYQEGALELQRKIIKYKPKVLCFVGKGVYEEYSKNRRVQWGIQQNPIMPGVVEFVAPSSSGLVRMKQQDIVEIYKQLTQIIHHIN, from the coding sequence ATGAGTTTACAACCAATTCCTGATCATATTCAGGAAAATTTAAAAGTATTATTCATCGGTTTTAACCCGAGTATTCGTTCTGCAGAGACGGGACATCATTTTGCCAATCCTAATAACCGATTTTGGAATATTTTATTTGAAGCTGGTTTGACACCAAAAAAATTTCCCCCAGAAGAGGATGCTAAGCTTTTAGAGTTTGGATACGGTTTAACGAATATCGTAGCGAGACCAACGAAAGAGGCGGCTGAAATTACGAAAGAAGAATATCAAGAAGGGGCATTAGAACTGCAACGAAAAATTATAAAGTATAAACCGAAGGTGCTCTGTTTTGTTGGCAAAGGTGTTTACGAGGAGTATAGTAAAAACAGAAGGGTACAATGGGGCATTCAGCAGAATCCGATTATGCCAGGAGTAGTTGAATTTGTTGCACCATCTTCCAGTGGTCTAGTTCGCATGAAGCAGCAAGATATTGTAGAAATTTACAAGCAGTTGACCCAAATTATTCATCATATTAATTAA
- a CDS encoding (S)-benzoin forming benzil reductase, with product MKYAIVTGNSKGLGASISCLLIKENIHIIGISRTDNEQLSRLANEHSVTYEHISCDLANPNQVESVFSGVALKIYGQNPELVYLINNAGVVDPIDRTGNHAANDIVAHTNINFVAPVAATNIFLQKASISETKTIVVNVTSGAAQRPISGWSLYCGTKAGLDLFTETVAMEQMEAETGNLAILFNPGIMDTNMQASIRASSLDAFRDVEAFKQYKENNELRDTDVVAQALVSVLLDVPNIENGKNYSIKELL from the coding sequence ATGAAGTACGCCATTGTAACAGGTAATTCAAAAGGCTTAGGCGCATCCATTAGTTGCTTATTAATCAAAGAAAACATACATATCATTGGAATCTCCAGAACAGACAATGAACAACTTTCCAGACTAGCAAATGAGCATTCCGTTACATATGAGCATATCTCCTGCGATCTTGCCAACCCAAATCAGGTAGAGTCTGTCTTTTCTGGGGTTGCCTTAAAGATCTATGGTCAAAACCCAGAACTTGTCTATCTTATTAATAACGCAGGGGTCGTAGATCCTATTGATCGAACAGGGAATCATGCAGCAAACGACATTGTGGCACACACGAATATCAATTTTGTTGCGCCTGTAGCGGCTACCAACATTTTCTTGCAAAAGGCATCAATCAGTGAAACGAAAACGATAGTCGTTAATGTTACTTCTGGAGCAGCTCAAAGACCAATTTCTGGCTGGAGTCTTTATTGTGGAACAAAAGCAGGACTTGATCTTTTCACCGAAACAGTAGCAATGGAGCAAATGGAAGCGGAAACGGGAAACCTTGCTATCCTATTTAATCCAGGTATTATGGATACAAATATGCAAGCATCCATACGCGCTTCCAGTCTAGATGCCTTTAGAGATGTGGAGGCCTTCAAGCAATATAAAGAAAATAACGAACTTCGTGATACAGATGTCGTTGCCCAAGCGCTAGTTTCTGTTTTGCTGGATGTTCCAAACATCGAGAATGGGAAAAACTATTCGATAAAAGAGTTACTTTAA
- a CDS encoding HAD-IA family hydrolase produces MYKHVIWDFDGTLFDTYPVMAKIFKDLLKEREIEEPLEEIVIQMKVSASSAIKYYEKKHQVDKEFITKYQKRKKEAELKLAKPFEGIEEICKYIHATNRKNYLLTHRGESSIELLKMYGLHSYFSDFITSKQGFERKPSPDAIHYLMNKYNMVRSEAIMIGDRDLDLLSGKNAGISACYFTDGNEKNDHADYIIHSFQELYSIV; encoded by the coding sequence ATGTACAAGCACGTAATTTGGGATTTTGATGGTACTCTTTTTGATACCTACCCAGTGATGGCAAAGATATTTAAAGATTTGCTGAAAGAACGAGAAATAGAAGAACCACTTGAGGAGATTGTAATTCAGATGAAAGTATCTGCATCATCTGCAATAAAATACTATGAGAAAAAGCATCAAGTTGACAAAGAGTTTATAACAAAATATCAAAAACGGAAAAAAGAGGCAGAATTAAAATTAGCTAAACCATTTGAAGGAATTGAGGAGATTTGTAAATACATACATGCAACGAATAGAAAAAATTATTTACTTACCCATCGTGGAGAATCGTCAATTGAACTACTAAAAATGTATGGTCTACACAGTTATTTTTCTGATTTTATAACGTCCAAACAAGGTTTTGAGAGAAAACCCAGTCCTGATGCAATTCATTACCTTATGAACAAATATAATATGGTTCGCTCAGAAGCCATCATGATTGGTGATAGAGATTTGGATTTATTATCAGGGAAGAACGCAGGGATAAGTGCTTGTTATTTTACTGATGGGAACGAAAAAAATGATCATGCTGATTACATTATTCATAGTTTTCAGGAATTGTACTCGATTGTTTAA
- a CDS encoding NUDIX hydrolase has protein sequence MEEKWLTWAKEIQALAQSGLAYSKNVYDIERYEQLRDLSKEIMASYTNVSMEKLDNLFTNEVGYQTPKVDIRGFIVENGQILLVQEKIDEKWALPGGWADVGLSPKEIVIKECMEEANIEVNPKRVLAIYDYLKHEHPPSPYHVYKVFIHCERISGDLKGGLETHQVQFFSPEELPELSVERNTKKQILQLWEDVTNDHSFTRFD, from the coding sequence ATGGAAGAGAAATGGTTAACGTGGGCAAAAGAAATACAAGCATTAGCACAATCGGGATTAGCTTACAGTAAAAATGTCTATGATATCGAACGCTATGAACAGTTACGAGATTTATCCAAAGAAATCATGGCTAGTTATACAAACGTATCTATGGAAAAATTGGACAACCTTTTTACCAATGAAGTTGGCTACCAAACCCCAAAAGTTGATATTCGGGGATTTATAGTGGAAAACGGGCAAATACTGCTTGTCCAAGAGAAAATTGATGAGAAATGGGCACTACCCGGTGGTTGGGCTGATGTTGGTCTTTCCCCTAAAGAAATTGTGATAAAAGAATGTATGGAGGAAGCGAACATTGAGGTAAATCCGAAGCGTGTCTTGGCGATCTATGATTATCTGAAGCATGAGCATCCTCCTTCTCCTTACCATGTTTATAAAGTGTTTATCCATTGTGAACGGATAAGCGGGGATTTGAAGGGCGGATTAGAAACACATCAGGTTCAGTTTTTCTCTCCTGAAGAATTGCCAGAGTTATCTGTAGAGCGAAATACGAAGAAACAAATTCTACAGCTGTGGGAGGACGTTACTAACGATCATTCGTTTACTAGATTTGATTAG
- the abc-f gene encoding ribosomal protection-like ABC-F family protein, protein MRLLHAKDIKFSIGNRDLLNIPELSIHTGERIGLVGRNGQGKSMLLKYLLGMFGDESIVEQKGQIGYFEQLNNTNQVDSHLSGGEKTMQKLAELFSESAKIWFLDEPSNNLDWKRVEELEGRLQKVDGAMVIVSHDRALLDKVCHIIWELENGVLTEYNGNYSFYQKKKELEIEQQYQAHEGYLKEKKRLEERMAQKQQQASGMRKPPSRMGNSEWQLYKNKAAGKQKKVERVSKVIQKRLDRLEKVEKPEEWESIQMDFTLYTPIHRRNLLMAESLSKNIGDRTLYKIPSLKLKTGSKTAIIGRNGIGKTTLIHQLLSGDPTIDVSNNLKVGHFDQAIENLPLEPSVYEYVSEGSHLPEHVIRAILGRMYFKGDTVYKPIDVLSGGERVKVALAKLLVGDYNLLVLDEPTNHLDIHALQAVEGLINDYPGTVLLVSHDRTFVDQVANCLWILEEQTVLPFQGTLKEYEDSLAQPTYQANDEDQVALLALKNKLTDVISRLSLLKPHEDKEALEKEYEELLGEIRRRK, encoded by the coding sequence ATGAGATTATTACATGCTAAAGATATTAAGTTTTCTATTGGGAACCGGGATTTATTGAATATACCAGAGCTTTCTATTCATACAGGAGAGCGTATTGGTCTTGTAGGAAGAAACGGCCAAGGAAAATCGATGCTGCTGAAATATTTACTCGGAATGTTTGGCGATGAATCGATCGTGGAACAGAAAGGCCAGATTGGGTATTTTGAACAATTAAATAATACGAATCAAGTGGATTCCCATTTAAGTGGGGGAGAAAAAACGATGCAAAAGCTAGCGGAGCTTTTCTCCGAATCCGCAAAAATTTGGTTCCTTGATGAGCCTTCGAATAATTTGGACTGGAAGAGAGTGGAGGAGCTAGAAGGACGGTTGCAAAAGGTGGATGGAGCGATGGTCATTGTTTCTCATGACCGGGCTTTGTTAGATAAGGTGTGTCATATCATATGGGAGTTAGAGAATGGTGTCCTAACCGAATACAACGGAAATTACTCCTTTTATCAAAAAAAGAAGGAGCTGGAAATCGAACAACAATACCAAGCTCATGAGGGCTATCTAAAAGAGAAAAAACGATTAGAGGAACGCATGGCACAAAAACAACAGCAAGCTAGTGGCATGAGAAAACCCCCTTCTAGAATGGGGAATTCGGAGTGGCAGCTGTATAAAAATAAAGCAGCTGGTAAGCAAAAGAAAGTAGAAAGAGTTTCGAAGGTTATTCAAAAGAGGCTCGACCGTTTGGAAAAAGTGGAAAAACCAGAAGAGTGGGAAAGTATCCAAATGGATTTCACTCTTTACACGCCGATTCATCGTCGAAACCTTCTGATGGCTGAATCGCTTTCTAAAAATATTGGTGATCGAACATTATATAAGATTCCGTCCTTAAAGCTAAAGACTGGTTCTAAAACGGCCATAATAGGACGAAATGGTATCGGAAAAACGACGTTGATTCATCAGCTATTATCAGGTGATCCAACAATTGATGTGTCCAACAACTTGAAAGTTGGTCATTTCGATCAAGCGATTGAAAATCTCCCATTAGAACCTTCTGTTTATGAATATGTTTCTGAAGGAAGTCATCTGCCTGAACACGTGATTCGAGCTATTCTCGGAAGGATGTATTTCAAAGGGGATACGGTTTATAAACCGATTGATGTGTTGAGCGGTGGGGAGCGCGTGAAGGTTGCTCTAGCTAAATTGTTAGTGGGAGACTACAATCTGTTAGTGTTGGATGAGCCGACCAATCATCTAGATATCCATGCTCTACAGGCAGTGGAAGGATTGATTAATGACTACCCGGGAACTGTTTTACTTGTCTCGCACGATCGAACCTTTGTGGACCAAGTAGCTAATTGCTTATGGATTTTGGAAGAGCAAACCGTCCTCCCTTTCCAAGGAACGCTGAAAGAATATGAGGATTCTCTTGCTCAACCAACCTATCAAGCGAATGATGAGGACCAAGTAGCTTTATTGGCTTTGAAGAATAAGCTCACAGATGTAATTAGTAGACTAAGTTTATTAAAGCCACATGAGGATAAGGAAGCGTTAGAGAAAGAATATGAGGAACTGTTGGGAGAGATAAGACGACGAAAGTAG
- a CDS encoding GNAT family N-acetyltransferase, which produces MDIRLITEHDAEQCWMLRLEALKEEPDAFITTYEEAINREDPIEQLKKRLQDRGQRFFGAFLDGKLVGNVTLVHKTHPKFAHKVELVAMYVSKNHRNLQIGTKLLQEVIRYGKEAGIEQLQLCVVADNEKAVHVYQKIGFEIYGTEKQAIKVGKRYLDEHLMVYKLY; this is translated from the coding sequence ATGGACATTCGCCTTATTACAGAACATGATGCTGAACAGTGCTGGATGCTTCGACTCGAAGCGTTGAAAGAAGAGCCAGATGCTTTTATCACTACTTATGAAGAAGCTATTAATCGAGAAGATCCCATTGAACAATTAAAGAAGCGCCTACAAGACCGCGGGCAACGTTTTTTTGGAGCTTTTTTGGATGGTAAGCTAGTTGGAAATGTAACACTTGTTCATAAAACCCACCCTAAATTCGCTCATAAAGTAGAACTTGTTGCTATGTATGTTTCCAAGAATCACCGGAATCTACAAATCGGGACGAAGTTACTTCAAGAAGTTATCCGTTATGGAAAAGAGGCTGGTATAGAACAGCTACAATTATGTGTCGTTGCAGATAATGAAAAGGCTGTGCATGTATATCAAAAGATAGGCTTTGAGATATACGGTACGGAAAAACAAGCGATTAAAGTTGGTAAACGTTATTTAGATGAGCATCTAATGGTTTATAAGCTATACTAA
- the map gene encoding type I methionyl aminopeptidase, producing MITRKSSREIALMQEAGKLLAQCHKEIAKRIKPGVTTKEIDDFVEDFLAKHGATPEQKGYNGYEYATCASINDEICHGFPRNEPLKNGDIVTIDMVVNLNGGLADSAWTYAVGEVDEQTEKLLEVTKTSLYKGMEQATAGKRIGDIGHAIQTYAEEEGFSVVKDFTGHGIGPTIHEEPHIPHFGEAGRGQRLKEGMVITIEPMINIGAWESQMDDNNWTARTIDGKYSAQYEHTLVITKDKPIIITDQDNL from the coding sequence ATGATTACAAGAAAAAGCAGCCGTGAAATAGCGTTAATGCAAGAAGCAGGAAAATTACTCGCTCAATGTCATAAAGAAATTGCCAAACGAATCAAGCCGGGTGTAACGACAAAGGAAATAGATGATTTTGTAGAGGATTTCTTGGCAAAGCATGGTGCAACACCGGAACAAAAAGGGTACAACGGCTATGAATATGCCACATGTGCCTCCATTAATGATGAAATCTGTCATGGATTTCCTCGTAATGAGCCTTTAAAAAATGGGGATATTGTAACGATTGATATGGTTGTAAACCTAAACGGAGGATTAGCTGATTCCGCTTGGACATACGCTGTAGGGGAAGTAGACGAACAGACGGAAAAACTTTTAGAGGTTACGAAAACCTCTTTGTATAAAGGAATGGAGCAAGCAACAGCCGGAAAGCGAATCGGCGATATTGGTCATGCGATCCAAACCTATGCGGAAGAGGAAGGCTTTTCCGTAGTCAAAGACTTTACCGGCCACGGAATTGGACCGACCATTCATGAAGAACCTCACATCCCGCATTTCGGTGAGGCTGGTCGAGGACAAAGACTAAAAGAAGGTATGGTCATCACAATCGAACCGATGATTAACATCGGAGCATGGGAAAGCCAAATGGACGACAACAATTGGACAGCACGTACGATTGATGGCAAATACTCGGCGCAATATGAACATACGTTAGTCATTACAAAAGATAAACCGATTATTATAACAGATCAAGATAACCTATAA
- a CDS encoding AzlC family ABC transporter permease — MIQKGVAKGFPIMLGYLPIAITYGVLGEQAGMSVTEITLMSVMVFAGASQFMGVNMIALGTGAMEIIIATFVLNFRHFVMSLSFMNRVRGIGLKWKVPLSFGLTDETFAVASLHPEKAKEENGGYFYAALMLTAYSSWVIGSFLGGVLGDIVPSSLSQSMGIALYAMFIGLLIPSVKKEWRVGLIAVFAMLINYSASFIMSQGWAIVLGTVLGGFIGIPLLKEDEKE; from the coding sequence ATGATCCAAAAAGGTGTAGCAAAAGGCTTTCCAATTATGCTCGGCTATCTTCCTATTGCTATTACGTACGGTGTATTAGGGGAACAAGCAGGGATGTCAGTCACCGAAATTACTTTGATGAGTGTGATGGTTTTTGCCGGTGCTAGTCAATTTATGGGTGTTAATATGATTGCCTTAGGAACAGGCGCCATGGAAATTATTATCGCGACATTTGTATTGAACTTCCGTCATTTCGTGATGAGTTTATCATTTATGAACCGAGTTCGAGGGATTGGATTGAAGTGGAAGGTGCCTTTATCTTTTGGACTAACCGATGAAACGTTTGCTGTCGCTTCCTTACATCCGGAAAAAGCAAAAGAGGAAAACGGTGGTTATTTTTACGCAGCCCTTATGCTCACGGCTTACTCTTCCTGGGTTATTGGTTCCTTTCTCGGTGGTGTTCTAGGAGACATTGTTCCGAGTAGCTTAAGCCAAAGTATGGGGATAGCCTTATATGCAATGTTTATTGGGTTGTTAATACCATCGGTGAAAAAAGAGTGGCGAGTGGGACTGATAGCAGTGTTTGCTATGCTTATTAACTATAGTGCAAGCTTCATTATGAGCCAAGGCTGGGCCATCGTACTTGGGACCGTTCTCGGTGGATTTATCGGAATCCCGTTATTAAAGGAGGATGAAAAAGAATGA
- a CDS encoding AzlD domain-containing protein translates to MILLIIIGMALVTIVPRFVPAYIVDKVHFPNWVNRWLNAIPYAALGALIFPGILTVIPDKPHIGFFGALTAVVLSFLGLNIIIAVIGATLTVYVLTM, encoded by the coding sequence ATGATCCTTCTCATTATTATTGGAATGGCTCTCGTAACCATTGTGCCAAGGTTTGTACCGGCATATATTGTAGACAAAGTACATTTTCCCAACTGGGTCAATCGCTGGTTAAATGCGATTCCATATGCAGCTTTAGGGGCATTGATTTTCCCAGGAATTCTAACTGTTATTCCAGACAAACCTCACATCGGCTTTTTCGGTGCTCTAACAGCGGTTGTATTGTCCTTTTTAGGATTAAACATAATCATTGCCGTAATCGGTGCTACTTTAACCGTATATGTTTTAACGATGTAA
- a CDS encoding cation diffusion facilitator family transporter translates to MEQYANLKKGEIGAWVSIGAYLFLSVLKLVVATIGNSDALKADGLNNTTDVIASIAVLIGLRISRKPPDGDHHYGHFRAETIASLVAAFIMITVGINVILDTVEKLWNGVESHPTMLTAWTALFSAVFMIGIYTFNYRLSKKINSLSLQAAAQDNKSDALVSIGAFVGIIGAQFGQAWLDPVAGLIVGLIICWTAWKIFSEATHTLTDGFDEQDISNIKESIQKDPEVEEVKDIKGRLHGNQALVEVTIFVDPELNVQESHEITERLEDVLAKKHDINHAHIHIEPYKEEE, encoded by the coding sequence ATGGAGCAATATGCAAACTTAAAAAAGGGAGAGATAGGAGCATGGGTAAGTATTGGTGCTTATCTATTTCTGTCTGTCTTAAAATTAGTCGTAGCTACAATTGGGAACTCTGATGCACTAAAGGCGGACGGCTTAAACAACACCACCGACGTCATTGCTTCCATAGCTGTTCTCATTGGCCTTCGCATTTCACGGAAACCACCGGATGGAGATCATCATTATGGGCATTTTCGCGCAGAGACGATCGCATCTCTAGTTGCTGCCTTTATCATGATCACAGTCGGGATTAATGTTATATTGGACACGGTTGAAAAGCTTTGGAACGGTGTTGAATCCCATCCTACAATGTTGACAGCATGGACCGCTCTTTTTTCTGCTGTTTTTATGATAGGAATTTATACGTTCAACTACAGATTATCGAAAAAAATAAACAGTCTATCTCTTCAAGCAGCTGCACAGGATAACAAATCGGATGCACTCGTCAGTATTGGGGCATTTGTAGGCATCATAGGAGCACAATTTGGACAAGCTTGGCTAGATCCCGTAGCTGGTCTTATTGTTGGATTAATCATTTGTTGGACTGCTTGGAAAATATTCTCGGAAGCCACCCATACGTTAACCGATGGTTTTGATGAACAGGATATATCGAATATTAAAGAGAGCATCCAAAAAGATCCGGAAGTGGAAGAGGTAAAAGATATTAAAGGTAGACTACACGGAAACCAAGCGTTAGTCGAGGTTACTATTTTTGTTGATCCTGAATTAAACGTACAAGAAAGCCATGAAATAACAGAAAGATTAGAGGATGTCTTAGCCAAAAAGCATGATATTAATCATGCTCATATTCATATTGAACCATATAAGGAAGAGGAATAA
- the wrbA gene encoding NAD(P)H:quinone oxidoreductase: MVNIAIIYYSSTGTNYQLSKWAEEAAKEAGAEVRVRKMKELAPESAIAQNPAWKEHFESTKDVQEATNDDLEWADGIIFSVPTRFGNVPAQAKQFFDQAGGLWAQGKTVNKVVSAMSSAQNPHGGQEATILSVYTSMFHWGAIIAAPGYADPVTFAAGGNPYGVSVTVDQNNNMVEDVEGGVKFQAKRTVEITQKIAK; this comes from the coding sequence ATGGTAAACATCGCGATTATTTATTACAGTTCCACAGGGACTAACTATCAGTTATCCAAATGGGCAGAAGAAGCAGCAAAAGAAGCAGGGGCAGAGGTAAGAGTTCGAAAGATGAAAGAGCTTGCTCCTGAGTCTGCAATTGCTCAGAATCCAGCTTGGAAAGAGCATTTTGAGTCGACTAAAGATGTGCAAGAAGCAACGAATGACGACTTAGAGTGGGCAGATGGTATTATTTTTAGTGTTCCAACTCGATTTGGAAATGTTCCTGCCCAAGCAAAACAGTTTTTCGACCAAGCAGGGGGCTTATGGGCACAAGGGAAGACGGTAAATAAAGTCGTGAGCGCCATGTCTTCCGCGCAGAACCCACATGGTGGTCAAGAAGCTACAATCCTAAGCGTATATACGTCTATGTTCCACTGGGGTGCTATTATAGCTGCACCAGGTTACGCAGATCCGGTGACCTTTGCTGCAGGAGGAAATCCATATGGAGTAAGTGTAACCGTCGACCAGAATAATAATATGGTCGAAGACGTAGAGGGCGGCGTAAAGTTTCAAGCGAAAAGAACGGTTGAAATCACCCAGAAAATAGCAAAGTAA
- a CDS encoding MFS transporter: MSEDRATKKSSEIYEKRWAIVSLASIPLIMTLGNSMLIPVLPDMEKELNISKLQSSYIITVYSIVAIFLIPIAGFLSDRFGRKIVIIPSLIAAGIGGLISGYAAWKMDDPFTWVLVGRILQGIGASGTAPIVLPLVGDMFRREKDVSATLGLIETSNTFGKVLSPILGSVLAGVIWYLPFFSIPVFCLMSVLLVLILVKKPKNEEKGPSFKEFWKNTKSTFHTHGRWLVAVFIVGAILMFILFGILFYLSSVMEDVYNIKGIRKGLYLAIPLAALCLASYITGKVIKDDIIKMKWITFTGIMLAGLTTVAVSFSEQFIYLIIVFLVCGVGIGVGLPSLDAIITESISKEVRGTISCIYSSARFAGVAAGPPVIALLMDLPSLVWMVAVLCGSAVIAALLAFKVIHPEADGEKSSSGSQQIEATLFKKY, encoded by the coding sequence ATGAGTGAAGATCGTGCAACGAAAAAAAGCAGTGAAATATACGAGAAAAGATGGGCTATCGTCTCCTTAGCTTCCATTCCTTTAATCATGACACTAGGGAATTCAATGCTCATACCGGTACTTCCAGATATGGAAAAGGAATTAAATATATCCAAACTTCAATCCAGTTATATTATTACTGTATATTCCATTGTCGCTATTTTTCTCATTCCGATAGCAGGCTTTCTGTCTGACCGATTTGGTCGAAAAATAGTCATCATCCCTTCATTGATAGCTGCTGGAATCGGAGGATTGATTTCTGGTTATGCAGCATGGAAAATGGATGATCCCTTTACATGGGTGTTAGTTGGGCGTATTCTTCAAGGAATTGGCGCCTCGGGAACAGCCCCTATTGTGTTGCCACTAGTTGGAGATATGTTTCGGAGGGAAAAGGATGTGAGTGCGACACTTGGGCTCATTGAAACCTCGAATACGTTCGGAAAAGTACTAAGTCCTATTTTAGGATCCGTACTGGCAGGAGTAATCTGGTATTTGCCATTCTTTTCTATACCAGTATTCTGTTTAATGTCCGTTTTACTCGTTCTCATACTAGTGAAAAAACCGAAAAATGAAGAGAAAGGTCCATCCTTTAAGGAATTTTGGAAAAATACGAAGAGTACCTTTCATACGCATGGTCGTTGGTTAGTTGCCGTCTTTATCGTCGGTGCTATTCTTATGTTTATTTTATTTGGAATCCTTTTCTATCTATCCAGCGTGATGGAGGATGTTTATAATATAAAAGGAATTAGGAAAGGGCTATATTTAGCCATTCCACTTGCAGCTTTATGCTTGGCGTCCTATATTACTGGAAAAGTAATAAAGGACGATATTATTAAAATGAAATGGATTACCTTTACGGGTATCATGTTGGCAGGTCTAACAACGGTTGCCGTTAGCTTTTCGGAACAATTTATTTACTTAATTATTGTTTTTCTCGTTTGTGGAGTCGGCATCGGCGTAGGTTTGCCTAGTCTCGATGCGATCATTACAGAAAGTATAAGTAAGGAAGTAAGAGGTACGATTAGCTGTATCTACAGTTCTGCTCGTTTTGCAGGCGTAGCAGCTGGTCCCCCCGTCATTGCCCTTTTGATGGACCTTCCTAGTCTCGTGTGGATGGTCGCCGTCCTTTGCGGGTCAGCGGTTATTGCAGCGCTGTTAGCCTTTAAGGTTATTCACCCGGAAGCCGATGGGGAAAAGTCATCAAGCGGATCCCAACAAATAGAAGCAACCCTGTTTAAGAAATATTAA
- a CDS encoding IDEAL domain-containing protein: protein MKKHKVNYRLKVFGSGHYSKIVAKREISYEIKLAAQLLLDELCFNWNKAHLEEMINESIDTNNSEAFYELSEQYQPYVRK from the coding sequence ATGAAAAAGCATAAAGTAAACTACAGGTTAAAGGTATTTGGCAGTGGTCATTATTCGAAAATCGTAGCTAAGCGGGAGATTTCATACGAGATTAAATTAGCAGCTCAATTACTCCTTGATGAATTATGTTTTAATTGGAATAAAGCGCATTTAGAGGAAATGATTAATGAATCGATTGATACAAACAATAGTGAAGCTTTTTACGAATTAAGTGAACAGTATCAACCGTATGTAAGAAAATAA
- a CDS encoding M15 family metallopeptidase, with protein MKKMMLWISIALLLAACGNNDQSESHQTPDQDKSAETEQSNEENQDAKTETLDESKEPTREEQLGPELVLASEDPDNIHILVNKVHFLPEEYVPADLVVPNVPFSFEKIVDKRKMRKEAATALETLFQASEQAGIDLVAASGYRSYERQATIYQSNVEANGKEHADKFSAQPGSSEHQSGLAMDVTSAEVAFALEQTFEQTNEGTWLAENAHKFGFVIRYPEGKEEITGYSYEPWHIRYVGKEMAEEIFNRGITLEEYYELQQ; from the coding sequence ATGAAAAAAATGATGCTTTGGATTAGTATAGCATTGTTATTAGCAGCATGCGGGAACAACGATCAATCTGAATCCCATCAGACACCAGACCAAGATAAATCAGCAGAAACAGAGCAATCAAATGAGGAGAATCAGGATGCTAAAACAGAAACGCTTGACGAATCTAAGGAGCCTACCAGAGAAGAGCAACTAGGCCCAGAACTTGTTTTAGCTAGTGAAGATCCTGACAATATTCATATATTAGTAAATAAGGTGCACTTTCTGCCAGAAGAATATGTTCCAGCTGATTTAGTAGTACCTAATGTACCGTTTTCATTTGAAAAAATAGTAGATAAAAGAAAAATGAGAAAAGAAGCGGCAACGGCACTAGAAACTTTATTCCAAGCATCTGAGCAAGCTGGTATTGATCTAGTAGCTGCATCTGGATACCGATCCTATGAGCGACAAGCCACTATTTATCAAAGTAATGTGGAGGCAAATGGGAAAGAGCATGCTGATAAGTTTTCGGCCCAGCCAGGAAGCAGCGAACACCAATCTGGTTTAGCGATGGATGTAACGAGTGCCGAAGTTGCTTTTGCGCTTGAGCAGACCTTTGAACAAACGAACGAAGGTACTTGGTTAGCTGAAAATGCGCATAAATTTGGATTTGTTATTCGTTACCCGGAAGGTAAAGAAGAGATTACGGGGTATAGTTACGAGCCTTGGCATATCAGATATGTCGGAAAAGAAATGGCGGAAGAGATCTTTAACCGTGGAATAACATTAGAAGAATATTATGAACTACAACAATAG